In the genome of Gloeotrichia echinulata CP02, one region contains:
- a CDS encoding NF041680 family putative transposase, which translates to MKRARLEEFRQLAYKHLGRAKDATFELTDAILLTRNVYSLADLSLSPVFRRKWSSIYEALQDSRPQRQKLMQLYIKQMPVEGRPLLAGDHTNWSRPDAVTLQERTYEHSGTSIAGNKPITIGQGYSTIAWIPEDSGSWALPLRHERITSGESPISKAIWQLKQVCKYLPTRAISVWDSEYGCAPFVLKTASIPADILVRLRSNLCLWGEPEAYSGKGRPKKHGSKFKLNESTTWSDAESVLELDDPKLQRVRVSLWKNLHFRKAAARPMLLIRVERLDAQGNERVSKPLWLAWVGEEMPPLEEVWCLYLRRFTVDHWYRFLKQRLHWTAPKLSTPKQCERWSDLMPLMTWELWLARDIVTDNPLPWQKSLDNLTPGRVAQAMGGVFAVIGTPALPPKPRGKSPGWEAGKKRHRKNRCPIVKKTVTRPRKEPSVAV; encoded by the coding sequence ATGAAACGTGCCAGACTTGAAGAGTTTCGTCAATTAGCTTACAAACATTTAGGTAGAGCCAAAGACGCGACATTTGAATTAACAGATGCCATATTGCTGACCCGGAATGTTTACTCCTTAGCCGACTTATCTTTATCACCAGTATTTAGACGCAAGTGGTCAAGTATCTATGAGGCGCTACAAGATAGCCGACCGCAGCGACAGAAATTAATGCAGTTATACATCAAACAAATGCCAGTAGAGGGGCGTCCACTTTTGGCTGGAGATCATACTAACTGGTCGCGTCCGGATGCCGTAACACTGCAAGAGAGAACTTATGAGCATAGTGGCACATCCATAGCAGGAAATAAACCGATTACCATTGGTCAAGGATACAGTACAATTGCTTGGATACCAGAGGATTCCGGTAGTTGGGCATTACCTTTGAGACATGAACGGATCACAAGTGGGGAAAGTCCAATCTCAAAAGCGATTTGGCAACTAAAACAGGTGTGTAAATATTTACCCACCAGAGCGATTTCAGTTTGGGATAGTGAATATGGGTGTGCGCCTTTTGTCTTAAAAACTGCCAGTATTCCCGCAGATATTTTGGTACGATTGCGCTCAAATCTTTGTTTATGGGGTGAGCCTGAAGCTTATTCGGGTAAGGGACGTCCCAAGAAACACGGGTCTAAATTCAAACTTAATGAATCCACGACATGGAGTGATGCAGAATCTGTTTTAGAATTGGATGATCCGAAACTACAACGAGTAAGGGTTAGCCTCTGGAAGAATTTACATTTTCGTAAAGCGGCAGCGCGTCCGATGTTACTCATTAGGGTTGAACGTCTCGACGCACAAGGCAATGAACGAGTGTCCAAACCTTTGTGGTTAGCTTGGGTTGGAGAAGAAATGCCACCACTAGAGGAAGTTTGGTGTCTTTACTTGCGTCGCTTTACCGTTGACCACTGGTATCGTTTTTTGAAACAACGCTTACATTGGACTGCGCCCAAGTTAAGTACTCCTAAGCAGTGTGAGCGCTGGAGTGACCTAATGCCTCTAATGACTTGGGAATTGTGGTTAGCCCGTGATATCGTGACTGATAATCCTTTACCTTGGCAGAAGTCACTCGATAATTTGACTCCTGGACGAGTCGCTCAAGCTATGGGTGGAGTTTTTGCGGTGATTGGTACTCCAGCCCTTCCACCCAAACCTCGCGGAAAGTCCCCTGGTTGGGAAGCAGGAAAAAAGCGCCACCGTAAAAACCGAT
- a CDS encoding DivIVA domain-containing protein gives MLQPQLSSNIEPNLNGSSPSPEEYPNGEGNLDLQQELNRLEEIIVSGLRIPLTGRTLVDEDKVLEQLDFIRVSLPAIFQEAAVILEQKEEILLEAEEYGQQVVEAAQAKRAQILAESDIIRQAEREAEQLRRQVQQECEGMMQETLIEIDRKRRACQQELEEMRQVAIAQAQEIEDGADEYADNVLENIEQDLQQMLRIITNGRQELRADLPPQRNSSPPKKR, from the coding sequence ATGTTACAACCACAACTCTCCTCGAATATCGAACCCAATCTCAACGGAAGTAGTCCCTCCCCTGAAGAATATCCCAATGGAGAGGGAAATTTAGATCTTCAGCAAGAACTCAACCGTCTAGAAGAAATAATTGTCTCTGGTTTGCGGATTCCCCTAACTGGTCGCACCCTTGTAGATGAAGACAAGGTGTTAGAACAGCTTGATTTTATCAGAGTATCTTTGCCAGCGATATTTCAGGAAGCTGCAGTTATTCTCGAACAAAAGGAAGAAATTCTTTTAGAAGCAGAAGAGTATGGACAGCAAGTGGTAGAAGCAGCTCAAGCCAAAAGAGCGCAAATTTTAGCTGAAAGCGATATTATCAGACAGGCAGAGCGAGAAGCCGAACAATTGCGCCGACAAGTGCAACAAGAATGTGAGGGGATGATGCAAGAAACCCTCATAGAAATTGACCGTAAGCGACGTGCTTGTCAGCAAGAATTAGAAGAAATGCGACAAGTGGCGATCGCCCAAGCTCAAGAAATTGAAGATGGCGCTGATGAATACGCTGATAATGTCCTCGAAAATATCGAGCAAGATCTCCAACAGATGTTGCGAATTATCACTAATGGTAGACAAGAATTGCGAGCTGATTTACCACCACAACGTAATTCTTCGCCGCCTAAAAAGAGATAA
- the coaD gene encoding pantetheine-phosphate adenylyltransferase has protein sequence MIAVYPGSFDPVTLGHLDIIQRGSRLFKTVIVAVLRNPNKTPLFTVQQRLEQIRVATEHLPNVEVDSFDGLTVNYAQMRQAEVLIRGLRAVSDFEIELQMAHTNKTLSTQIETVFLATSNEYSFLSSSVVKEIARFGGSVDHLVPSHIALEIYQCYNHNSPRISNPISTEVVPPLKNIPMEREI, from the coding sequence GTGATTGCTGTTTATCCTGGTAGTTTTGACCCTGTTACCTTGGGACACCTTGACATCATTCAACGTGGTTCTCGGCTGTTTAAAACAGTCATTGTCGCCGTATTACGGAATCCTAACAAAACACCGCTGTTTACTGTGCAGCAAAGGCTAGAACAGATTCGTGTAGCTACAGAGCATCTACCAAACGTCGAAGTTGACAGTTTTGATGGTCTAACGGTCAATTATGCCCAAATGCGCCAAGCAGAAGTGCTGATACGGGGCTTAAGAGCAGTTTCCGACTTTGAAATCGAACTACAAATGGCACATACTAATAAAACGCTGTCTACTCAAATAGAAACTGTTTTTCTGGCAACATCAAATGAGTATAGTTTTTTAAGTAGTAGTGTGGTAAAAGAGATTGCAAGGTTTGGTGGCTCTGTCGATCATCTTGTTCCCTCTCACATTGCCCTAGAAATATACCAATGTTACAACCACAACTCTCCTCGAATATCGAACCCAATCTCAACGGAAGTAGTCCCTCCCCTGAAGAATATCCCAATGGAGAGGGAAATTTAG
- a CDS encoding NFACT family protein: MQPVDFTTLTATCSEIRANWLPSRTEQVYQRDRYTIAVALRTLKQRGWLEISWHPQAARISIGEPPPRIPDTFTFSQQLIHQLGGLALVGIEAIAPWERVVDLQFARRPGESPLYHIYVEIMGKYSNVILTDASNLIITAAHQVSQQQSSVRPIQTGQPYETPPKLTGPVPNLQESQERWQERVSLVPGSIKRQLLKSYSGLSAALVELMVLAANLAPEATTDTLNTGDWERLFQKWQEWLQVLELGKFHPAWTAEGYTVMGWGGVKNATNIQELLNRYYTDELNQQVFLQLRHQLSQKLNNILVKLRNKGKTFEERLQQSDKADEYREKADLLMAYLQNWEPGMKEITLPDFDTGKPRAIALQPDKNAVQNAQSMYKQHQKLKRARAAVEPLLLEVNTEIAYLEQVEAAIAQIDKYQTPEDLQALEEIRDELIGQKYLEDPEYRNRSVNEAASSNYHRSRTPSGFELLIGRNNRQNDQLTFRVAGDYDLWFHAQEIPGSHVLLRLEPGAVPEASDLQFAANFAAYYSRGRQSDQVPVVYTQPKHVYKPKGAKPGIAIYKQERILWGKPQSING, encoded by the coding sequence GTGCAACCAGTTGACTTTACGACCCTGACAGCTACTTGTAGCGAAATCCGCGCTAATTGGCTACCCTCAAGGACAGAACAGGTTTACCAGCGCGATCGCTATACTATTGCAGTGGCGTTACGTACCTTAAAACAGCGGGGTTGGCTAGAGATTTCTTGGCACCCCCAAGCTGCTCGTATTAGTATTGGCGAACCACCACCACGCATACCAGATACTTTCACTTTCAGTCAACAACTCATACACCAGCTTGGCGGTTTAGCGCTGGTGGGAATTGAGGCGATCGCACCGTGGGAACGTGTTGTTGATTTACAATTTGCCCGTCGTCCAGGGGAAAGCCCCCTGTATCATATATATGTGGAAATTATGGGCAAATATAGCAACGTCATTCTCACCGACGCTAGCAATTTAATTATCACCGCAGCCCATCAAGTCAGCCAGCAACAATCTAGTGTCCGACCCATCCAAACCGGACAACCCTATGAAACACCACCCAAACTCACAGGTCCTGTTCCTAATTTGCAAGAATCTCAGGAACGCTGGCAAGAACGGGTAAGCTTAGTACCAGGAAGCATCAAGCGTCAGTTACTCAAAAGTTATAGCGGTTTGAGTGCTGCATTAGTAGAATTAATGGTGCTAGCAGCAAATTTAGCACCAGAAGCCACCACAGATACCCTGAACACTGGCGATTGGGAAAGACTGTTCCAAAAGTGGCAAGAATGGCTGCAAGTCTTGGAATTAGGTAAATTTCACCCAGCTTGGACAGCAGAGGGATACACTGTCATGGGTTGGGGTGGGGTGAAAAATGCGACAAATATCCAAGAATTACTCAACCGCTATTACACCGACGAGCTAAATCAACAGGTATTTTTGCAGTTACGACATCAGCTAAGTCAGAAACTGAATAATATTCTGGTAAAATTACGAAATAAAGGAAAAACCTTTGAAGAACGCTTGCAGCAATCAGATAAAGCGGATGAATATCGCGAAAAAGCTGATTTGTTGATGGCTTACTTGCAAAATTGGGAACCGGGAATGAAAGAAATTACCCTCCCTGACTTTGACACAGGTAAACCAAGAGCGATCGCCCTGCAGCCGGATAAAAATGCTGTACAAAATGCCCAAAGTATGTATAAACAGCATCAAAAATTAAAACGCGCCCGTGCTGCAGTCGAACCCTTACTATTGGAAGTGAATACCGAAATTGCCTATTTAGAACAAGTTGAAGCGGCGATCGCCCAGATTGACAAATACCAAACACCAGAAGATTTGCAAGCCCTCGAAGAAATCCGTGATGAGCTGATTGGACAAAAATATCTCGAAGATCCAGAATACCGCAACCGCAGTGTCAATGAAGCCGCCAGTAGTAATTATCATCGTTCTCGCACCCCCAGCGGCTTTGAATTATTAATCGGTCGCAACAATCGCCAGAATGACCAATTGACATTTCGTGTCGCCGGCGATTATGACCTGTGGTTTCACGCCCAAGAAATTCCCGGAAGCCATGTCCTACTGCGCCTAGAACCGGGTGCTGTTCCCGAAGCATCTGATTTACAATTTGCCGCTAACTTTGCAGCTTACTACAGTCGCGGTCGTCAGAGTGACCAAGTACCAGTAGTTTACACCCAACCAAAGCACGTCTACAAACCCAAAGGAGCCAAACCCGGAATCGCCATTTACAAGCAAGAGCGTATCCTGTGGGGAAAACCGCAGTCAATTAACGGTTGA
- a CDS encoding glycosyltransferase family 1 protein gives MNSTTEKRIALISVHGDPAIEIGKEEAGGQNVYVRQVGEALASLGWQVDMFSRRVSADQETIVQHNSRCRTIRLTAGPVDFVPRDNGFKYLPEFVEQLLKFQRENGITYQLVHTNYWLSSWVGMQLKAIQGSKHVHTYHSLGAVKYNTIETIPLIASQRLEVEKEVLETAERIVATSPQEKQHMRSLVSTKGSIDIIPCGTNIRHFGSVDRETARDVLKIDPEAKVVLYVGRFDRRKGIETLVRAVRESKLHDCHKLHLIIGGGSTPGNSDGKERDRIEQIVTELGMSDFTILPGQLSQTVLPNYYAAADVCVVPSHYEPFGLVAIEAMASGTPVVASDVGGLQFTVVSEKTGLLVPPKDVAAFSHAIDRILSNPQWRDELGKAARKHVIQQFSWDGVAYHLNELYTQLLEEPLAQPLAQPLEPATKEPALLS, from the coding sequence ATGAACTCTACCACTGAAAAACGCATTGCTTTGATTTCTGTCCACGGAGATCCCGCGATTGAAATTGGCAAAGAAGAAGCCGGAGGACAAAATGTTTATGTCCGTCAAGTGGGTGAAGCACTAGCCTCTCTAGGATGGCAAGTGGATATGTTTAGTCGGAGAGTGAGCGCTGACCAAGAAACGATTGTACAACATAACTCACGATGTAGAACAATTCGTTTAACAGCAGGTCCAGTGGACTTTGTACCACGGGACAATGGGTTTAAATATCTGCCAGAATTTGTGGAACAGTTACTGAAATTCCAAAGAGAAAATGGCATCACATATCAGTTGGTTCATACCAACTACTGGCTCTCTAGCTGGGTCGGGATGCAGTTAAAGGCAATCCAAGGTAGCAAGCATGTTCATACATACCACTCTTTAGGAGCAGTCAAGTACAATACAATAGAGACGATACCTTTAATAGCCAGTCAACGATTAGAAGTAGAAAAAGAAGTACTAGAGACAGCAGAAAGAATTGTAGCCACAAGTCCGCAAGAAAAGCAACACATGAGGTCGCTAGTTTCCACTAAAGGCAGTATAGATATTATTCCTTGTGGAACAAATATTAGGCACTTTGGTTCTGTGGATCGAGAAACAGCAAGAGATGTGTTGAAAATTGATCCAGAAGCCAAAGTTGTATTATATGTAGGGCGTTTTGATCGGCGCAAAGGGATAGAAACTTTGGTGCGTGCGGTGCGCGAATCAAAGTTACATGATTGTCATAAACTGCACTTAATTATTGGTGGTGGTAGTACCCCAGGAAACAGTGACGGTAAAGAGCGCGATCGCATCGAGCAAATTGTCACAGAATTAGGTATGAGCGACTTTACCATCTTACCTGGTCAGCTGAGTCAAACCGTTCTGCCAAATTACTACGCTGCTGCTGATGTTTGTGTCGTTCCCAGTCACTACGAACCCTTTGGACTAGTAGCAATTGAAGCAATGGCGAGTGGTACACCCGTAGTAGCAAGTGATGTTGGTGGACTGCAATTTACTGTAGTTTCCGAAAAAACCGGTTTATTGGTGCCACCAAAAGATGTAGCTGCGTTTTCCCATGCTATTGACCGCATTCTCAGTAATCCCCAATGGCGAGATGAATTGGGTAAAGCAGCCAGAAAGCACGTCATCCAGCAATTTAGTTGGGATGGTGTAGCATATCATCTCAATGAACTGTATACCCAACTGTTAGAGGAACCCTTGGCGCAACCGTTAGCGCAACCCTTGGAACCAGCAACCAAAGAACCAGCGTTGCTGAGTTAA
- a CDS encoding RNA-binding protein, with protein MSIRLYIGNLPKEEIDRQELQAVFAAEGDAVTTKLIKDRKTGKCRGFGFLTVNNDEQADEIIEKYNGLLFKETPIKLEKALPRTKGEESEEPTPKPIQHVSSNPAPNINKEGSRRDKGAKKSRRGGGGGGGRETTTTSDSDAIRPDPRWASELEKLKQMLAAQTTN; from the coding sequence ATGTCCATTCGCCTATACATAGGTAATTTGCCCAAAGAAGAAATAGATCGTCAAGAACTGCAAGCAGTTTTTGCTGCAGAAGGTGATGCTGTCACCACTAAACTAATTAAAGACCGAAAAACAGGCAAATGTCGTGGTTTCGGCTTTCTGACGGTCAACAATGATGAACAAGCAGATGAAATTATTGAAAAGTATAATGGTCTGCTGTTCAAAGAGACGCCCATCAAGTTAGAAAAGGCATTACCTCGCACTAAGGGTGAGGAAAGCGAAGAGCCAACGCCTAAGCCTATCCAACATGTTAGTAGCAATCCGGCTCCTAACATCAATAAAGAAGGTAGTCGTCGTGACAAGGGCGCTAAGAAGTCCCGACGTGGTGGTGGTGGTGGTGGTGGACGGGAAACTACCACTACCTCTGACTCAGATGCTATTCGTCCAGATCCCCGTTGGGCTTCTGAATTAGAAAAGCTTAAGCAGATGCTAGCAGCACAAACCACTAATTAA
- a CDS encoding zinc metalloprotease HtpX — MPSHAKMSLEAGLVALKQGNYQTAIAHLEPVASSQGNSNATLQAQVGLVMAYARSGEAPKAIALCQNLIESHNPQVQEWAQRALEHLTKRQKHHNTASKSENLATGFVPFDDAQKKPVPVTAASPQLSQDTIVTPASPATVSHGVKNKTEPATTPVSSSALPTAIWQNFRDSAPTISGSGLIVSLSHPQPKAQSIYWRHAARAKVWQPLQKFKLLPLRLLTAGTFIALFWVIREMVKFALGLINQTLITLPYLEPLQLLYRDPSQFLLLILVIGLALSPWLLDWLLTNFYGQRELPKEILNGYSRETVRMLQRCCQQRGWPLPKLRILPIAAPVALTYGNLARNARIVVSQGLLEQLADDEIAIIYATQVGHIVHRDFVVMSLLLLLTLPVYRLYQQVSEWGNRNSQGIWRMPFTIWAIIVYGVWCLLSGPGLWLSRLRVYYSDRTAAEITGNPNALTRALLKIAIGIAGDITKQEHTSWQLESLNLLAPVSYQQSISLGSIAGHISFESFLMWDNFNPYRRWFTINNSHPLIGDRIQRLCKIARHWHLEPELHLTNEQSLKGKHQSFLLQMAPFLGIPLGLVFAGLIWLTWQIAFALKLLNLKWIYQDWSFVTGCLLIGLSIGMIIRMNALFPDIKPATVQTDDRLPNLLANPSAIPIDSINVRFVGKLLGRQGTSNCLGQDLILQSHIGLVKLHHIPGLTPSINPQDWIGRHITVTGWFRRGATPWIDIQTLQTQNGNTIHSALPIWSTILAVAAQAWGAYIFLTG; from the coding sequence ATGCCTTCACATGCCAAAATGTCTTTGGAGGCTGGTTTAGTTGCTCTCAAGCAGGGAAATTATCAAACAGCGATCGCTCATCTCGAACCTGTTGCTAGCAGTCAGGGTAATAGTAACGCTACTTTGCAGGCACAGGTTGGTTTAGTGATGGCTTATGCTCGCAGTGGCGAAGCTCCCAAGGCGATCGCCCTGTGTCAAAATCTGATTGAGAGTCACAATCCGCAAGTGCAAGAGTGGGCACAACGCGCTCTTGAACACTTGACCAAACGCCAAAAACATCATAATACAGCATCAAAATCCGAAAATTTGGCAACTGGATTTGTCCCTTTTGATGATGCACAAAAAAAACCTGTGCCAGTTACTGCTGCATCACCACAGTTGTCACAAGATACCATAGTTACACCCGCAAGTCCTGCTACGGTATCTCATGGTGTCAAAAATAAAACTGAACCAGCTACAACCCCCGTGAGTTCCTCTGCTCTGCCAACAGCCATCTGGCAAAATTTCCGAGATTCAGCACCTACTATTTCTGGTAGTGGCTTGATAGTATCATTAAGTCATCCGCAACCTAAAGCACAGAGCATTTATTGGCGACATGCAGCCAGGGCTAAGGTATGGCAACCGTTGCAAAAGTTTAAGTTACTACCCTTGCGGTTGCTGACTGCTGGAACCTTTATCGCCCTGTTTTGGGTGATCCGAGAAATGGTCAAGTTCGCCTTGGGATTAATTAACCAGACTTTAATCACATTACCATATCTGGAGCCATTACAACTTTTATACCGCGATCCGAGCCAATTTTTGTTACTAATATTAGTCATCGGACTGGCCTTGTCACCCTGGTTACTCGACTGGCTATTGACAAACTTTTATGGTCAACGAGAATTGCCCAAAGAAATCTTAAATGGCTACAGTCGCGAAACCGTGCGGATGCTACAACGTTGTTGTCAACAGCGAGGCTGGCCATTACCCAAACTCCGAATTTTGCCCATCGCTGCACCAGTGGCTTTGACCTATGGTAATTTAGCCCGCAATGCGCGAATTGTCGTCAGTCAGGGGCTATTAGAGCAACTGGCGGATGATGAAATTGCCATAATTTATGCTACCCAGGTAGGGCATATTGTCCACAGAGATTTTGTGGTGATGTCTCTGTTGCTGTTGCTGACACTACCCGTATACAGGCTATATCAGCAAGTGTCGGAGTGGGGGAATCGCAACTCACAAGGAATTTGGCGAATGCCGTTCACAATTTGGGCTATTATTGTTTATGGAGTTTGGTGTTTGCTGAGTGGACCTGGTTTGTGGTTGTCGAGGTTGCGCGTTTACTATAGCGATCGCACCGCAGCCGAAATAACTGGTAATCCCAATGCTCTGACCAGGGCTTTACTCAAAATTGCCATTGGGATTGCTGGTGATATTACCAAACAAGAACACACCAGTTGGCAGTTGGAAAGCTTGAACCTCCTGGCACCTGTAAGTTATCAACAGAGTATCTCTTTGGGTAGTATTGCCGGACATATATCCTTTGAATCGTTCTTGATGTGGGATAATTTCAATCCCTATCGCCGATGGTTTACAATCAACAACAGCCATCCTTTAATCGGCGATCGCATCCAACGTCTGTGCAAAATTGCCCGTCACTGGCATTTAGAACCCGAACTACATCTGACGAATGAACAATCTTTAAAGGGTAAACATCAGTCCTTCTTGTTACAAATGGCTCCCTTTTTAGGTATTCCCCTGGGTTTGGTGTTTGCCGGTCTGATCTGGTTAACTTGGCAAATTGCCTTTGCACTCAAGTTGTTGAACCTAAAATGGATCTACCAAGATTGGTCTTTCGTTACAGGTTGTCTGCTAATTGGTTTGAGCATCGGGATGATCATCCGCATGAATGCTTTATTTCCTGATATCAAACCTGCTACTGTACAAACAGACGATCGCCTACCCAATTTGTTAGCCAACCCATCGGCCATCCCCATAGACAGCATCAATGTGCGTTTTGTTGGTAAACTATTAGGCCGTCAGGGTACTAGCAACTGCCTAGGACAAGACTTAATCCTACAATCCCACATCGGATTAGTGAAATTGCACCACATTCCCGGACTTACACCATCAATCAATCCCCAAGACTGGATAGGTCGCCACATTACCGTCACAGGTTGGTTTCGACGCGGCGCAACCCCCTGGATTGATATCCAAACTTTGCAAACGCAAAATGGTAATACCATTCATAGCGCTCTTCCCATCTGGTCTACCATTTTAGCAGTTGCAGCACAGGCTTGGGGCGCTTACATTTTTCTCACAGGCTAG